One part of the Bacillota bacterium genome encodes these proteins:
- the rapZ gene encoding RNase adapter RapZ, with product MNDIRFVIITGLSGAGKTQAVRSLEDLGFFCVDNLPPALIPKFAELCAQSSGDSVRRVALVIDIRGGEFFDDLAEALKGLEEVGLPYEILFLEANDEVLVRRYKETRRRHPLAPQGNILEGIKAERKKLEEIKGKANVIIDTSDLTPQRLREEILQIFSTEKERRRIIITVVTFGFKHGLPLDADLVFDVRFLPNPHYVESLRPLTGERDEVKEYVLKWPVTKKFMRRLNSLIRFLLPHYINEGKTQLNIAVGCTGGQHRSVVVAEELANALRGEGNTVVVEHRDIDKWLTAGQGKE from the coding sequence GTGAACGACATCAGGTTCGTCATCATCACGGGGTTGTCCGGCGCGGGCAAAACCCAGGCCGTGCGGAGTCTCGAGGATCTCGGGTTCTTCTGCGTGGACAACCTGCCACCTGCCCTGATACCCAAGTTCGCTGAGCTGTGCGCCCAGTCGTCCGGCGACTCCGTGCGGCGGGTCGCCCTCGTCATCGACATCCGTGGGGGCGAGTTCTTCGACGACCTTGCCGAAGCGCTCAAAGGGCTCGAAGAGGTCGGGCTGCCGTACGAGATACTGTTCCTCGAAGCGAACGACGAGGTGCTGGTGCGGAGGTACAAGGAGACCCGGCGCAGGCACCCGCTGGCTCCGCAGGGCAACATCCTCGAGGGCATAAAAGCAGAGAGGAAAAAGCTCGAGGAGATAAAAGGCAAGGCCAACGTCATTATCGATACCTCGGACCTGACACCCCAGCGCCTCAGGGAAGAGATCCTCCAGATATTCTCCACGGAGAAAGAGCGCAGGCGCATAATCATTACCGTCGTGACGTTCGGTTTCAAGCATGGGCTTCCCCTCGATGCCGACCTCGTATTCGACGTCAGGTTCCTGCCCAACCCGCACTACGTGGAGTCGCTGCGGCCGCTGACCGGCGAACGCGACGAGGTGAAGGAGTACGTCCTCAAGTGGCCGGTCACGAAGAAGTTCATGAGGCGGCTCAATTCCCTCATCAGATTCCTGCTGCCCCACTACATTAATGAGGGGAAGACGCAACTCAACATCGCCGTAGGCTGCACCGGAGGCCAGCACAGGTCCGTCGTGGTCGCGGAAGAGCTCGCAAACGCGCTGCGCGGAGAGGGTAACACTGTGGTCGTGGAGCACCGCGACATCGACAAATGGCTCACCGCAGGGCAGGGGAAGGAATGA
- the whiA gene encoding DNA-binding protein WhiA, translated as MSFSHDVKDELARVYPQRDCCRRAELAGLLMASGTLQVQSGGRMGLIVSTGHPAVSRKVFRLVKDVCSAHPEFIVCRDSRPRKTMRYIVRLAHPDAERLLDALGFPRDRLLQHRPGPAIALKAHCARSYLRGFFLGSGSVAAPSGGHHLEIVSKHEEQAADLQRKLKTLRVDANLLNRENGSVVYLKEGEQIVRLLNLMGAHTALLNYENARVMKDVKNRVNRLVNMETANISKIANAAVKQSDYISDIQATVGLDALPQSLRRLAMARIQNPEASLEELGRLMDPPISKSAVNHRMRRIAAIARALSGSRQGDTAARDGPARVLEDDGPRDSGGHQYEDRVYTGPKGKRKRNRQDTKGGRVPD; from the coding sequence ATGTCGTTCTCTCATGACGTAAAGGACGAGCTGGCCCGCGTATACCCGCAGCGCGACTGTTGCAGGCGCGCGGAACTGGCGGGGCTCCTGATGGCTTCAGGGACCCTGCAGGTGCAATCCGGCGGCCGCATGGGACTCATTGTCTCGACCGGTCACCCCGCTGTGTCGAGGAAGGTGTTCCGCCTGGTGAAGGACGTCTGCAGTGCACACCCGGAGTTCATTGTGTGCAGGGATTCGCGGCCGCGCAAGACCATGAGGTACATCGTGCGGCTGGCCCACCCCGACGCGGAGCGCCTGCTGGATGCGCTCGGATTCCCCCGGGACAGGCTCCTCCAACACCGGCCGGGGCCGGCGATCGCCCTGAAAGCGCACTGTGCGAGATCGTACCTGCGGGGGTTTTTCCTCGGCAGCGGTTCGGTGGCGGCGCCGTCCGGCGGACACCACCTCGAGATCGTTTCCAAGCACGAGGAGCAGGCTGCCGACCTGCAGCGAAAACTGAAGACGCTTCGCGTGGACGCAAACCTTCTGAACAGGGAGAACGGCTCCGTAGTCTACCTCAAGGAGGGCGAGCAAATCGTCCGGCTGCTCAACCTGATGGGGGCTCACACGGCGCTTCTCAATTACGAGAACGCCAGGGTGATGAAGGACGTCAAGAACCGCGTAAACCGGCTGGTGAACATGGAGACCGCCAACATCTCCAAGATTGCGAACGCCGCCGTCAAACAGTCGGATTACATTTCGGACATACAGGCCACCGTTGGGCTCGACGCGCTCCCGCAGTCCCTCAGGCGGCTCGCGATGGCTCGCATTCAGAACCCCGAGGCGAGCCTGGAGGAGCTCGGGAGGCTGATGGACCCGCCCATCAGCAAGTCGGCCGTGAACCACCGGATGAGAAGGATCGCGGCGATAGCGCGCGCCCTCTCGGGGAGTCGCCAGGGGGATACGGCCGCCCGTGATGGTCCGGCACGGGTTCTAGAAGATGATGGCCCCCGCGACTCCGGCGGCCACCAGTATGAGGATCGGGTTTATACTGGTCCCAAGGGTAAGCGCAAGCGAAACCGCCAGGATACCAAGGGAGGCCGTGTCCCGGACTGA
- a CDS encoding YvcK family protein, with amino-acid sequence MRIARWFLPGLNIKRWVFLLSLGVIMAGEGIAIASDLRFLARIEQVLLEFGRSIAGGQASPVGLGVAVFVVGVGLCAYAVNRLVHSIVGALAPGATDSLTDIVFQKRYLERGPRIVAIGGGSGLSVLLRGLKEYTNNITAIVTVADDGGSSGRLRRDIGMLPPGDVRNCLVALADTEPLMEALFQHRFRKGELRGHSFGNLFLAAMTEMTGDFEEAVRQSSKVLAIRGRVLPSTLENVTLCAEVAGGNVVRGESSIPQPGRQIRRVFLDPPDPQPLPEAIRAIEEADAIVIGPGSLYTSIMPNLSVRGIAEAVRRSKALRIYVCNVMTQPGETDGYDAAAHVLAVAGALGEDAIDAVVCNSEEAPEPARRRYLEQGAVPVGGDVELGGATVVSKPLVTRGDYVRHDPHELAKCIMRLMGRVRKGRNVVLS; translated from the coding sequence ATGAGGATAGCCCGCTGGTTTCTCCCGGGACTCAACATAAAACGCTGGGTGTTTCTTCTGTCGCTCGGCGTCATCATGGCCGGCGAGGGCATCGCCATCGCTTCCGACCTGCGATTCCTCGCGAGGATCGAGCAAGTGCTGCTTGAGTTCGGGAGGTCAATCGCGGGCGGCCAGGCCTCTCCCGTCGGGCTGGGCGTCGCCGTGTTCGTCGTGGGGGTCGGGCTGTGCGCCTATGCGGTCAACCGCCTGGTACACTCGATAGTCGGGGCGCTCGCACCGGGCGCCACCGATAGTCTCACTGACATCGTATTCCAGAAGCGCTACCTCGAACGTGGCCCGAGGATAGTCGCCATTGGCGGAGGGTCCGGCCTTTCGGTCCTCCTGCGCGGCCTGAAGGAGTACACGAACAACATCACCGCCATAGTCACCGTGGCCGATGACGGCGGCAGTTCCGGCCGCCTCCGGCGGGACATCGGCATGCTGCCCCCCGGTGACGTCAGAAACTGCCTCGTCGCGCTGGCCGACACCGAGCCCCTGATGGAAGCGCTGTTCCAACACCGGTTCCGGAAGGGTGAACTGCGGGGGCACAGCTTTGGGAACCTGTTCCTCGCCGCTATGACCGAGATGACGGGGGACTTCGAAGAGGCAGTGCGCCAGTCGAGCAAGGTCCTTGCCATTCGCGGGCGCGTTCTTCCCTCGACACTCGAGAACGTCACGCTCTGCGCCGAGGTCGCCGGAGGGAACGTCGTGCGCGGCGAGAGCTCGATCCCGCAGCCGGGAAGGCAGATCAGGCGGGTGTTCCTGGACCCTCCGGACCCCCAGCCGCTCCCCGAGGCGATCCGCGCCATCGAGGAGGCCGACGCGATCGTGATCGGCCCCGGCAGCCTGTACACGAGCATCATGCCGAACCTGTCGGTTCGCGGCATAGCTGAGGCCGTGCGGCGCTCGAAGGCGCTTCGCATATACGTCTGCAACGTGATGACGCAGCCCGGAGAGACCGACGGCTACGACGCCGCGGCGCACGTGCTGGCGGTCGCGGGGGCGCTGGGAGAGGACGCCATCGACGCGGTGGTATGTAACAGTGAGGAGGCGCCGGAACCGGCGCGCCGCCGCTACCTCGAACAGGGTGCCGTCCCGGTAGGCGGAGACGTGGAGCTCGGCGGAGCCACCGTCGTGAGTAAACCCCTAGTGACCAGAGGTGACTACGTAAGGCACGACCCACACGAGCTGGCGAAATGCATCATGAGACTCATGGGAAGGGTGAGGAAGGGCCGGAATGTCGTTCTCTCATGA
- a CDS encoding TIGR00159 family protein gives MLLNQIRFLSLADLVVAVVDIAIVSYLIYKFLTLVRGTRAVQLIRGILILLVGTLIAGRLRLYTINWLLVNARTMLFVALPVVFQPELRRALEQIGRGKLFSPSLAFLEEVDVARLIEETSRAAEVMARNKCGALIVVERETGLTDYVETGVRIDALVTAELLINLFVPGTPLHDGAVIIRGNRIVAASCFLPLTDAADLSIEFGSRHRAALGITEHSDALAVVVSEETGTISLANAGKFIRYLDGKTLREMLSSLCKSKHAGLRRRG, from the coding sequence GTGTTACTAAACCAGATCCGCTTCCTGAGCCTGGCCGATCTCGTCGTCGCGGTCGTTGACATCGCCATAGTCTCGTATCTCATCTACAAGTTCCTGACCCTCGTCCGCGGCACCAGGGCGGTCCAGCTCATCAGGGGCATCCTTATCCTGCTCGTGGGCACCCTCATAGCGGGCCGGCTCCGCCTGTACACCATCAACTGGCTGCTGGTCAACGCGAGGACGATGCTTTTCGTCGCCCTCCCCGTGGTGTTCCAACCCGAGCTCAGGCGGGCGCTCGAACAGATCGGGCGAGGGAAGCTGTTCTCGCCGTCTCTTGCGTTCCTCGAGGAAGTGGACGTGGCCAGGCTCATCGAGGAGACATCCCGTGCTGCCGAGGTCATGGCCAGAAACAAGTGCGGCGCGCTCATCGTCGTGGAAAGGGAAACCGGTCTCACGGACTACGTCGAAACCGGTGTCCGCATTGACGCACTGGTCACGGCCGAACTCCTGATCAACCTGTTCGTCCCGGGCACGCCGCTGCACGACGGCGCCGTGATAATCAGGGGCAACAGGATAGTCGCGGCGTCTTGTTTCCTGCCGCTGACCGACGCGGCCGACCTGAGCATCGAATTCGGCAGCCGCCACCGCGCGGCGCTGGGCATCACCGAGCATTCGGACGCGCTGGCCGTCGTCGTCTCCGAGGAGACTGGGACGATATCCCTGGCCAACGCGGGCAAATTCATCAGGTATCTCGACGGCAAAACCCTGCGCGAGATGCTTTCGAGCCTGTGCAAGAGCAAGCACGCCGGCCTCCGGCGGCGCGGGTGA
- a CDS encoding polyprenyl synthetase family protein yields MRIDELLEPAAPELAAVEKMIRESLDSGDESLKPPAAHLLARGGKRLRPALVILSALCYRYDAQHVIPAAAAVEMIHTATLIHDDIIDGSNRRRGMPSVNDRWGIRTALLAGDYLFARAFAMLAGIPPAAFAGLASAAEEMCAGQARELGEGDDRVSLLFSDSGERGEREYFLRIESKTARFLSECCRIGSLLGRAPAAAGKALADYGRFLGIAFQITDDALDVFGDPAQTGKPAGVDLREGLLTLPVIRCLKTTPKRGRFAELLNCFGRQHPEGACDPADLAEALAILRESDSAQYCSGVARTFALRAADRLTAVRSCPARTSLERLTEFVVARAY; encoded by the coding sequence ATGAGGATCGATGAGTTGCTTGAGCCGGCCGCGCCCGAGCTGGCGGCCGTCGAGAAGATGATACGGGAATCCCTCGACTCCGGAGACGAGAGCCTCAAGCCTCCGGCAGCACATCTCCTCGCGCGCGGCGGAAAGCGGCTCCGGCCCGCCCTGGTGATCCTGTCCGCCCTCTGTTACCGCTATGATGCCCAGCACGTCATTCCCGCCGCGGCGGCCGTGGAGATGATCCACACGGCCACCCTCATCCACGACGACATCATCGACGGGTCCAACAGGCGCAGGGGGATGCCCTCCGTCAACGACAGGTGGGGTATCAGGACTGCGCTCCTGGCCGGAGACTACCTGTTCGCGAGGGCGTTCGCGATGCTGGCCGGCATCCCGCCTGCGGCATTCGCGGGGTTAGCCTCGGCCGCGGAAGAGATGTGCGCGGGCCAGGCGCGAGAGCTCGGTGAGGGCGACGACCGCGTCTCGCTGTTGTTCTCGGACTCCGGCGAAAGGGGTGAGAGGGAATACTTCCTCCGTATCGAAAGTAAGACCGCACGCTTCCTGTCGGAGTGCTGCAGGATCGGATCCCTGCTGGGCAGGGCGCCGGCCGCCGCCGGGAAAGCCCTTGCGGATTACGGCAGGTTCCTCGGCATTGCGTTTCAGATCACCGACGACGCGCTTGACGTATTCGGCGATCCCGCGCAGACGGGCAAACCCGCGGGGGTAGACCTCCGGGAGGGATTGTTGACGCTGCCCGTCATACGTTGCCTCAAGACAACGCCCAAACGGGGCCGGTTTGCGGAACTCCTTAATTGCTTCGGACGCCAGCATCCGGAGGGGGCCTGCGACCCTGCGGACCTGGCTGAAGCGCTTGCGATCCTGAGGGAATCCGATTCCGCCCAGTACTGCTCCGGGGTGGCGAGGACGTTCGCCTTGCGAGCGGCGGACCGCCTCACGGCCGTGAGATCGTGCCCGGCCCGCACCAGCCTCGAGCGGCTCACCGAGTTCGTCGTCGCCAGGGCCTACTGA
- a CDS encoding PHP domain-containing protein, protein MAPADGKFRVFADYHTHTRYSHGTGSVRDNVRAAVSMGLSEVGITDHGPAMLWIGTKRSRWGALLQDIEECQREFPQIKVLAGIEANVVSLDGRLDTPPEIDARLDIRLAGIHLQVLPPTLDDTLRLMVNNLTLARWTRAGSRRARVDNTKALVEAVYRNRIDLITHPGLKVNIDTAELARACVRKGTALEINASHTRSGPDYVRVAARQGAKFVLSSDAHDPRDVGRVERAAAIAEKAGLVPEQIANVALDGYRRRPASGGGRPPEPIEDTVIAE, encoded by the coding sequence GTGGCCCCCGCTGACGGCAAATTCAGGGTATTCGCCGATTACCACACGCACACCAGGTACAGCCACGGGACCGGGTCCGTGAGGGACAACGTCCGGGCCGCCGTATCGATGGGGCTGTCGGAGGTCGGCATAACCGACCACGGCCCCGCCATGCTGTGGATAGGCACGAAGAGGAGCCGTTGGGGGGCCCTTCTGCAAGATATTGAGGAGTGCCAACGGGAGTTCCCGCAGATAAAGGTGCTCGCGGGCATAGAGGCCAACGTTGTCAGCCTCGACGGGAGACTGGACACCCCACCCGAAATCGACGCGCGTCTCGATATCAGACTGGCTGGTATACACCTGCAGGTCTTGCCCCCCACGCTCGACGATACCCTGAGGTTGATGGTGAACAACCTCACCCTGGCCCGGTGGACGCGGGCGGGCTCGCGGCGAGCAAGGGTCGACAATACGAAGGCACTGGTCGAGGCGGTGTACCGGAACAGGATCGACCTGATAACCCACCCCGGCCTCAAGGTCAACATCGATACGGCGGAGCTGGCGCGCGCGTGCGTCAGAAAGGGGACGGCCCTGGAGATCAACGCCTCCCACACGCGCAGCGGGCCGGACTACGTACGGGTGGCCGCCAGGCAGGGCGCCAAGTTCGTCCTCTCCAGCGACGCTCACGACCCTCGGGACGTGGGCCGGGTCGAGCGCGCCGCGGCGATAGCGGAGAAGGCAGGACTCGTGCCAGAGCAGATCGCAAACGTGGCACTCGACGGCTACCGCCGGAGGCCGGCCTCCGGCGGCGGTCGACCGCCGGAGCCAATAGAGGATACCGTCATCGCGGAGTAG
- a CDS encoding class II aldolase/adducin family protein, with translation MLGTLRAEVLHTARSLRDLGLVSLAGGTVCARDRETGLVAITPSGVDYFEITSPDGICVVDLDMRLVDGRYKQSIATDMFTRILKARPDVGAVIHTHSPFATAFSCCDEPLPVLTTTHANIAGGPVPVVVPLHPGAHTGDYLDNIVTTMGTGYAVNLSHHGPVVAGRDLEHCLAVAITVEDTARIAAIARRLGGATPLDAAQTRIAFEYYNTKYGQR, from the coding sequence ATGCTCGGGACTCTCAGGGCGGAAGTACTTCACACGGCGAGGTCGCTGCGTGACCTCGGGCTTGTGTCTCTCGCCGGCGGGACCGTGTGCGCGCGAGACCGGGAGACCGGCCTGGTGGCGATCACGCCGTCCGGGGTCGATTACTTCGAGATAACCTCCCCTGACGGGATATGCGTCGTCGATCTGGACATGCGGCTGGTGGACGGGCGGTACAAGCAGTCCATCGCGACGGACATGTTTACGCGCATCCTCAAGGCGCGACCTGACGTGGGTGCGGTGATACACACTCACTCCCCGTTCGCCACCGCGTTCTCGTGCTGCGACGAGCCGTTACCCGTCCTCACGACGACGCACGCGAACATCGCCGGCGGCCCCGTGCCCGTGGTAGTCCCCCTCCACCCCGGCGCCCACACCGGGGACTATCTCGACAACATAGTCACCACCATGGGAACGGGCTATGCGGTGAACCTCAGCCATCACGGTCCGGTTGTCGCCGGGCGGGATCTCGAGCACTGCCTGGCCGTGGCCATAACCGTCGAGGACACCGCCAGGATCGCGGCCATCGCGCGCCGATTGGGCGGCGCGACTCCGCTCGACGCAGCCCAGACGAGAATCGCATTCGAGTATTACAACACCAAGTACGGACAGAGGTGA
- a CDS encoding glucose-6-phosphate isomerase gives MRDLREISGIPISVDGLDVRFSDGLTAVKPSVRRLQEIRDVLYNQTAAGPEDLYFMYRGVVLPEHRSIAECHSIRYDITVIRPGAIGTEYIKTAGHYHAHVPGESVEYPEIYEVLSGRAHYLLQRPGEQPGTVDDVVVVEAGPGDKVVMPPGYGHVTINPGPEPLVMCNLVEATFTSNYGPYRQARGAAFYEVENGDKGVFVPNEHYGYAPAPRLVDPADLPELGLRRGVPLYTCMITEPERLAFLVRPQDFEEHLSGLLE, from the coding sequence ATGCGGGATCTGCGCGAGATTTCAGGCATCCCGATCTCCGTTGATGGGCTGGACGTCCGGTTTTCGGACGGCCTGACTGCGGTCAAACCCTCGGTCAGGCGCCTCCAGGAGATCCGCGACGTTCTCTACAACCAGACTGCGGCGGGACCCGAAGACCTCTACTTTATGTACAGGGGGGTCGTACTCCCCGAACACCGTAGCATTGCCGAATGCCACTCCATCAGGTACGACATAACCGTGATCCGCCCGGGCGCCATCGGAACGGAGTACATAAAGACCGCGGGCCACTACCACGCCCACGTTCCCGGGGAATCCGTCGAGTATCCCGAGATATACGAGGTATTGAGCGGGCGCGCCCATTACCTCCTGCAGAGACCTGGCGAACAACCCGGTACGGTCGACGACGTGGTGGTGGTCGAGGCGGGGCCGGGCGACAAGGTCGTCATGCCGCCCGGGTACGGCCACGTCACGATTAATCCGGGCCCCGAGCCTCTGGTGATGTGCAACCTCGTGGAGGCGACGTTCACCTCGAACTACGGGCCGTACAGGCAGGCCCGGGGCGCTGCCTTCTACGAGGTGGAGAACGGCGACAAGGGCGTGTTCGTGCCGAACGAGCATTACGGCTACGCACCCGCGCCGAGGCTGGTGGACCCGGCCGATCTACCCGAACTGGGGCTGCGGCGCGGGGTCCCGCTGTACACGTGCATGATCACCGAACCCGAGAGACTGGCGTTCCTGGTGCGCCCACAGGATTTCGAGGAGCATCTATCGGGGCTCCTGGAGTAA
- a CDS encoding sigma 54-interacting transcriptional regulator, translating to MIESEDERQPFTDGQMAKALGVKRPYITHLRREMGMPDSRERLKQALHRAIGRLPRTGGAGHEERLDLNELASRLGRAGFNVSRYTLRRFLSAYGQGGATPVRSSGSTTTGMERRRDSRGNQAAGGGRAAQGERATRGEQAPQDAFASVIGYDGDLKSCVDLAKAAVLYPPNGLHTLIVGETGVGKNLFAEAMYRFGVESGALKPAAPFVHFNCSDYANNPELLLSQLFGHAKGAYTGAEGEKPGLVERASGGMLFLDEVHRLPPQGQEILFRIIDTGRFRRLGETGVEHNLTIRLVAATTEKPEAMLLDAFRRRIPVFIEIPPLQKRSFHERFHLLSQFFRQEAARVRTRITVTRDALVSLMLYSPKGNVGQLKSDIQVSIAKAFLNSVTDRRDDMRVDVNTLPFEAQKGLVKASSLRYGQDFLAPLTDMVFEVKQGEAQAEPFPGKAPSKAGVEETIYDFIEARWRQLRETNFSEDEIGDLIGHEVERKISASMKRSARVARDDLVKVVGSHLVRSVEEALTLAGPAIAVSNPNLAYYLALHLHASVNRIKQGKPVINPRLNEIRSSYPAEFELARKMLAYIEGSLGVALPEAEAGFVALYLRNASAAQQGPPDVGLVVMTHGRVASSLLEVAHRLMGESDTCCVEMSLDENPEQVIRRATDAVIQANRGSGVLILADMGSLTTFGPVISKSTGIETRTVDRVDSILVMEAMRRIRFSRLSLDELSLQLGEISGGRPAAAERSRRGAVILTVCLTGKGTAEHLKKLLDHTLTDSSVEIRPLGVFGSGDLSQAISRIQAGKDVIAVVGTVDPEYPNVPFISVEEVISGRATRVLQSLIEQRPSPSLQDLFDASLCRAKVNPGTKDEVLRDMCDMLRKAGVVREGFYESVVERESLAPTCMYDPGENPMAIPHPLVSSFTEKSAVAVATLASPVEWGGLVVDLVFLIAYTSRDKVLAETFFHTVLKNEGLLAALRKAKKDSDIFSLLRS from the coding sequence ATGATTGAGTCCGAAGACGAACGCCAGCCGTTCACCGATGGGCAGATGGCGAAAGCGCTGGGCGTGAAGAGGCCGTACATCACACACCTCCGAAGGGAAATGGGGATGCCGGATTCCCGGGAGCGCCTCAAGCAGGCGCTCCACCGCGCCATCGGCAGGCTTCCCAGGACCGGCGGTGCGGGCCATGAAGAGCGCCTCGATCTCAACGAACTCGCATCCAGGCTCGGTAGGGCCGGCTTCAATGTTTCGCGCTACACCTTGCGAAGGTTCCTTAGCGCCTACGGTCAGGGGGGCGCGACGCCGGTGCGCTCCAGCGGCAGTACGACCACCGGAATGGAGCGCCGCCGGGACAGCCGGGGTAACCAGGCCGCAGGCGGTGGGCGGGCTGCGCAAGGTGAGCGGGCCACGCGGGGGGAACAGGCTCCACAAGACGCGTTTGCCTCCGTGATCGGCTACGACGGGGACCTCAAGAGCTGCGTCGACCTCGCCAAAGCCGCCGTGCTGTACCCGCCGAACGGCCTGCACACACTCATAGTCGGCGAAACAGGGGTGGGTAAGAACCTGTTTGCCGAGGCGATGTACCGGTTCGGGGTCGAGTCGGGAGCGCTGAAACCCGCCGCCCCGTTCGTGCATTTTAACTGCTCGGATTACGCAAACAACCCCGAACTGCTCTTATCGCAGCTTTTCGGTCATGCGAAGGGGGCCTATACCGGCGCCGAGGGGGAAAAGCCCGGTCTCGTCGAGAGGGCAAGCGGGGGGATGTTGTTCCTGGATGAAGTGCATCGCCTGCCGCCGCAGGGGCAGGAGATCCTGTTCCGCATCATAGACACGGGGCGGTTCCGGCGACTCGGGGAGACGGGAGTCGAGCACAACCTCACGATCCGGCTCGTGGCGGCTACGACGGAAAAACCCGAGGCGATGCTGCTCGACGCGTTTCGCAGGCGGATCCCCGTGTTCATCGAGATCCCGCCGCTGCAAAAGCGGTCCTTTCACGAGCGTTTTCACCTGCTCTCGCAGTTCTTCCGGCAAGAGGCCGCACGAGTTCGCACGCGGATAACGGTCACCCGCGACGCCCTCGTCTCACTCATGCTGTACTCCCCGAAGGGAAACGTGGGCCAGCTCAAGAGCGACATACAGGTGTCGATCGCGAAAGCGTTCCTGAACAGCGTTACCGACCGGCGGGATGACATGAGGGTCGATGTGAACACGCTCCCCTTCGAAGCCCAGAAGGGCCTGGTTAAGGCCAGCAGCCTGAGATACGGTCAGGATTTCCTGGCGCCGCTCACCGACATGGTATTCGAAGTGAAGCAGGGCGAGGCGCAGGCTGAGCCATTCCCCGGCAAAGCCCCGAGCAAGGCGGGGGTAGAGGAGACCATATACGATTTCATAGAAGCACGCTGGCGGCAGCTGCGGGAGACCAACTTCTCGGAGGACGAGATCGGCGATCTGATCGGCCACGAGGTCGAGCGCAAGATCAGCGCCAGCATGAAGCGAAGCGCCCGGGTTGCCCGCGATGACCTTGTCAAGGTGGTCGGGAGCCATCTGGTGCGCTCTGTAGAGGAGGCGCTTACGCTGGCCGGCCCCGCGATAGCGGTATCGAACCCGAACCTGGCTTACTATCTGGCGCTTCATCTCCACGCTTCAGTCAACCGTATCAAGCAGGGAAAACCGGTGATCAACCCTCGTCTGAACGAAATCCGCTCGTCTTACCCCGCGGAATTCGAACTGGCCAGGAAGATGCTGGCATACATCGAGGGGAGCCTGGGAGTGGCGTTGCCCGAGGCCGAAGCGGGTTTCGTGGCGCTGTACTTACGTAACGCGTCCGCGGCCCAGCAGGGGCCGCCGGATGTCGGGCTCGTCGTGATGACGCACGGCCGCGTGGCGAGCAGTCTCCTCGAAGTGGCCCACAGACTGATGGGAGAGTCCGACACCTGCTGCGTCGAGATGTCGCTCGATGAGAACCCCGAACAGGTCATACGCCGCGCCACGGATGCCGTGATCCAGGCAAACCGCGGCAGCGGCGTGCTGATCCTGGCCGACATGGGATCTCTCACCACGTTCGGGCCCGTCATATCGAAAAGTACGGGGATCGAAACCAGGACTGTGGACAGGGTCGACTCGATCCTGGTGATGGAAGCCATGCGCCGCATCCGCTTCTCCCGGCTGAGCCTCGACGAACTCTCCCTGCAGCTCGGGGAGATCTCGGGCGGGCGACCGGCGGCCGCCGAGCGGTCCAGGCGCGGGGCGGTCATCCTGACCGTTTGCCTCACGGGAAAGGGAACCGCGGAGCACCTGAAGAAACTGCTCGACCACACGCTCACCGACAGCTCGGTTGAGATACGGCCGCTCGGCGTGTTCGGTTCGGGGGACCTTTCACAGGCGATATCGAGGATCCAGGCCGGCAAGGACGTCATTGCGGTCGTCGGCACGGTGGACCCCGAGTATCCGAACGTCCCATTCATTTCGGTGGAAGAGGTGATCTCGGGGAGGGCAACGCGTGTACTGCAATCCCTCATCGAGCAACGCCCTTCCCCGTCACTCCAGGACCTGTTCGACGCGTCGCTCTGCAGGGCGAAGGTCAACCCGGGCACGAAGGACGAGGTGCTCAGGGACATGTGCGACATGCTCCGGAAGGCCGGCGTCGTCAGGGAAGGGTTCTACGAGAGCGTCGTGGAACGCGAGTCGCTTGCTCCCACATGCATGTACGACCCGGGTGAGAACCCCATGGCCATCCCGCACCCCCTGGTGTCCAGTTTCACGGAGAAGTCCGCCGTGGCTGTCGCCACCCTGGCGTCCCCGGTGGAATGGGGTGGCCTGGTGGTCGACCTGGTATTCCTCATCGCCTATACGTCCCGCGACAAGGTCCTGGCAGAGACGTTCTTTCACACCGTGCTGAAGAACGAGGGCCTGCTCGCAGCGTTGCGAAAGGCGAAGAAGGATTCGGACATTTTCAGCCTGTTACGTTCTTGA
- a CDS encoding PTS galactitol transporter subunit IIB, producing the protein MIVVCGAGINTSTAARDFIMEELARRKIGDVEIKHVLLGDIERYRGQASVIVPMVNANFDFGVPVVKGMVFLIGRRADKVKAVDEIVQHLST; encoded by the coding sequence GTGATCGTAGTGTGCGGAGCGGGAATCAACACGTCCACGGCTGCCAGGGATTTCATCATGGAAGAGCTGGCCAGACGCAAGATCGGCGACGTCGAGATCAAGCACGTGCTGCTGGGCGACATCGAGCGCTATCGCGGCCAGGCGAGCGTCATAGTGCCGATGGTCAACGCGAACTTCGATTTCGGCGTCCCGGTGGTAAAAGGCATGGTATTCCTTATCGGGAGACGGGCGGACAAGGTAAAGGCAGTCGATGAAATCGTACAGCACCTCAGCACTTAG